A portion of the Ptiloglossa arizonensis isolate GNS036 chromosome 11, iyPtiAriz1_principal, whole genome shotgun sequence genome contains these proteins:
- the LOC143152654 gene encoding uncharacterized protein LOC143152654 isoform X1: MTTTTGDPSTLKSPASLSGGDLVSRLLAATPPYLYNVPLTPHSFFFSEMLRSFVQAKTETSSTGPTTSAPRRRKRSWRDARDRPLELTTKERHHHHHHHHHQQPEKYFHAQQQQHQTHQPQQQQQQQQQQQQQPETRLENRGKQNDTYDTESKVGNFEQKPSFGGDILKTVDEEKSDFTKQSRSYFDERPRHFEQTQPPENIFASELQKVKPEESHSNDRKSCTYNDRGTYEERTKSSIGGQELPLLPDQKKLDFSRNFLPGLPGRGCDMLQGVKGFGLPGNVTNPEFLPSPLWYPPYPMPQSYPGIDPLHFFIDLRVSGHIWDRKLSERQLPFKGKHCSAFSVPQSKEYNSNRPLNLTRDEASTSRTMEENSHGTNYILRHLTRTYRNISQTHKVARSETSTGESEDSTKDIDNIPRWLGEKEESLIDEKFCCETGERFPKPENTATTSTNQEEGRKDLRALIGLELVVDYVKEPKGDPTNEQSSQVTE; the protein is encoded by the exons ATGACGACGACCACGGGCGACCCGTCGACCCTGAAGAGTCCAGCGTCGCTCTCCGGTGGCGACCTGGTCTCGCGTCTCTTGGCAGCGACCCCGCCGTACCTCTACAACGTCCCGCTGACCCCGCACAGTTTCTTCTTCAGCGAGATGCTACGATCGTTCGTCCAGGCGAAGACCGAGACGTCTTCGACCGGTCCAACGACGAGCGCGCCGCGACGCCGCAAGAGATCCTGGCGGGACGCGCGCGATCGTCCGTTGGAGCTCACCACGAAAGAGAgacaccatcaccatcaccatcatcatcaccaaCAACCGGAGAAGTATTTTCACGCGCAACAACAGCAACACCAAACCCACCAaccgcagcagcagcagcagcaacaacagcaacaacaacaacaaccggAGACCCGATTGGAGAACAGGGGCAAGCAAAACGATACCTACGACACCGAGAGCAAAGTGGGTAACTTCGAGCAGAAGCCCAGCTTCGGCGGCGACATATTGAAAACGGTGGACGAGGAGAAATCGGATTTCACCAAACAGAGCAGGAGTTACTTCGACGAACGACCGCGTCACTTCGAGCAGACCCAACCACCGGAGAACATATTCGCCAGCGAGCTTCAGAAGGTGAAACCGGAAGAGAGCCACTCGAACGACCGCAAGAGTTGCACCTACAACGATCGGGGCACGTACGAGGAGCGCACGAAGAGCTCGATCGGTGGCCAGGAGCTACCGTTGCTACCCGATCAGAAGAAACTCGACTTCTCCAGGAACTTTCTACCCGGTCTGCCCGGTAGGGGTTGCGACATGCTCCAAGGGGTGAAGGGTTTCGGGCTACCCGGGAACGTGACCAACCCGGAGTTCCTCCCCAGCCCGCTCTGGTACCCGCCGTACCCGATGCCTCAATCTTATCCGGGCATCGACCCGCTTCACTTCTTCATCGACCTACGCGTGTCCGGGCACATCTGGGACCGAAAGCTGAGCGAGAGGCAGCTACCGTTCAAAGGCAAGCACTGTTCGGCGTTCAGCGTGCCGCAATCGAAGGAATACAACAGTAACAGGCCGTTGAATCTGACTAGGGACGAAGCGAGCACGTCCAGGACCATGGAGGAGAACTCGCACGGAACCAATTACATCCTCAGACATCTGACCAGGACCTACCGGAACATAAGCCAGACCCACAAAGTGGCGAGAAGCGAAACATCCACGGGGGAGAGCGAGGACAGCACCAAGGACATCGACAACA TTCCACGCTGGCTGGGTGAAAAGGAAGAGTCattaatcgatgaaaaattttgttgcgaaACAGGCGAGAGATTCCCAAAACCGGAGAACACCGCTACGACGTCCACGAACCAAGAAGAAGGTAGGAAGGATTTACGAGCTCTAATCGGTCTCGAGCTGGTCGTGGACTACGTGAAAGAACCGAAGGGGGATCCAACGAACGAGCAGAGCTCGCAAGTAACCGAATAA
- the LOC143152654 gene encoding uncharacterized protein LOC143152654 isoform X2 translates to MTTTTGDPSTLKSPASLSGGDLVSRLLAATPPYLYNVPLTPHSFFFSEMLRSFVQAKTETSSTGPTTSAPRRRKRSWRDARDRPLELTTKERHHHHHHHHHQQPEKYFHAQQQQHQTHQPQQQQQQQQQQQQQPETRLENRGKQNDTYDTESKVGNFEQKPSFGGDILKTVDEEKSDFTKQSRSYFDERPRHFEQTQPPENIFASELQKVKPEESHSNDRKSCTYNDRGTYEERTKSSIGGQELPLLPDQKKLDFSRNFLPGLPGRGCDMLQGVKGFGLPGNVTNPEFLPSPLWYPPYPMPQSYPGIDPLHFFIDLRVSGHIWDRKLSERQLPFKGKHCSAFSVPQSKEYNSNRPLNLTRDEASTSRTMEENSHGTNYILRHLTRTYRNISQTHKVARSETSTGESEDSTKDIDNSERFPKPENTATTSTNQEEGRKDLRALIGLELVVDYVKEPKGDPTNEQSSQVTE, encoded by the exons ATGACGACGACCACGGGCGACCCGTCGACCCTGAAGAGTCCAGCGTCGCTCTCCGGTGGCGACCTGGTCTCGCGTCTCTTGGCAGCGACCCCGCCGTACCTCTACAACGTCCCGCTGACCCCGCACAGTTTCTTCTTCAGCGAGATGCTACGATCGTTCGTCCAGGCGAAGACCGAGACGTCTTCGACCGGTCCAACGACGAGCGCGCCGCGACGCCGCAAGAGATCCTGGCGGGACGCGCGCGATCGTCCGTTGGAGCTCACCACGAAAGAGAgacaccatcaccatcaccatcatcatcaccaaCAACCGGAGAAGTATTTTCACGCGCAACAACAGCAACACCAAACCCACCAaccgcagcagcagcagcagcaacaacagcaacaacaacaacaaccggAGACCCGATTGGAGAACAGGGGCAAGCAAAACGATACCTACGACACCGAGAGCAAAGTGGGTAACTTCGAGCAGAAGCCCAGCTTCGGCGGCGACATATTGAAAACGGTGGACGAGGAGAAATCGGATTTCACCAAACAGAGCAGGAGTTACTTCGACGAACGACCGCGTCACTTCGAGCAGACCCAACCACCGGAGAACATATTCGCCAGCGAGCTTCAGAAGGTGAAACCGGAAGAGAGCCACTCGAACGACCGCAAGAGTTGCACCTACAACGATCGGGGCACGTACGAGGAGCGCACGAAGAGCTCGATCGGTGGCCAGGAGCTACCGTTGCTACCCGATCAGAAGAAACTCGACTTCTCCAGGAACTTTCTACCCGGTCTGCCCGGTAGGGGTTGCGACATGCTCCAAGGGGTGAAGGGTTTCGGGCTACCCGGGAACGTGACCAACCCGGAGTTCCTCCCCAGCCCGCTCTGGTACCCGCCGTACCCGATGCCTCAATCTTATCCGGGCATCGACCCGCTTCACTTCTTCATCGACCTACGCGTGTCCGGGCACATCTGGGACCGAAAGCTGAGCGAGAGGCAGCTACCGTTCAAAGGCAAGCACTGTTCGGCGTTCAGCGTGCCGCAATCGAAGGAATACAACAGTAACAGGCCGTTGAATCTGACTAGGGACGAAGCGAGCACGTCCAGGACCATGGAGGAGAACTCGCACGGAACCAATTACATCCTCAGACATCTGACCAGGACCTACCGGAACATAAGCCAGACCCACAAAGTGGCGAGAAGCGAAACATCCACGGGGGAGAGCGAGGACAGCACCAAGGACATCGACAACA GCGAGAGATTCCCAAAACCGGAGAACACCGCTACGACGTCCACGAACCAAGAAGAAGGTAGGAAGGATTTACGAGCTCTAATCGGTCTCGAGCTGGTCGTGGACTACGTGAAAGAACCGAAGGGGGATCCAACGAACGAGCAGAGCTCGCAAGTAACCGAATAA